In Electrophorus electricus isolate fEleEle1 chromosome 6, fEleEle1.pri, whole genome shotgun sequence, a single genomic region encodes these proteins:
- the pdlim4 gene encoding PDZ and LIM domain protein 4 gives MRRTVTLNGPSPWGFRLVGGRDFSTPLTISRITPGSKAALVDLCPGDTILAINGDRTETMTHMEAQNRIKACTEELILDISRSEKKSLSPTVIEDYRTTPCTGVVESESQNFRPISSGYSTTSKSPSPKSHVPHVPLNNGNSRPLPQYNNPAGLYAHNNGNTALPKQMAGLSLSSPHSPEPPLHSPGSGNGFDVESDVYKMLQEHEEPMSAPKQSGSFKYLQGMLEAQNGGISPTDRPGLRGVRSPVRSPVSKLSSPVHSPISPLAGLQQLPQCTRCGNGIVGTIVKARDKLYHPECFMCDDCGLNLKQRGYFFIEDNLYCETHAKARVQPPEGYDVVAVYPNSKVELL, from the exons ATGCGACGGACTGTAACTTTGAACGGACCCTCGCCTTGGGGTTTTCGACTTGTCGGAGGACGGGACTTTAGTACACCGTTGACGATTTCGAGG ATAACACCTGGGAGTAAAGCAGCTCTGGTGGACCTGTGCCCTGGAGACACCATCTTGGCCATCAATGGGGACCGTACCGAGACCATGACACACATGGAGGCCCAAAACAGGATTAAGGCCTGCACAGAGGAGCTCATCTTAGATATCAGCAG GTCTGAAAAGAAGAGCTTGTCTCCAACTGTAATAGAAGACTACAGGACAACCCCATGTACAGGAGTGgtggagtctgagtcacag AACTTCCGTCCAATCAGCAGTGGATACAGCACTACTTCCAAAAGCCCATCCCCCAAAAGCCACGTTCCTCATGTGCCTCTTAACAATGGCAACTCAAGACCTCTGCCACAGTACAACAACCCAGCCGGCCTGTATGCACATAACAATGGTAACACTGCCTTACCCAAACAAATGGCTGGTCTCAGCCTCAGCTCTCCACACAG TCCGGAACCACCACTACATTCTCCAGGCAGTGGAAATGGTTTTGACGTAGAGTCTGATGTGTACAAGATGCTACAGGAGCATGAGGAGCCCATGTCGGCACCCAAGCAGTCCGGCTCTTTCAAGTACCTACAGGGTATGCTGGAGGCCCAAAATGGAG GCATTTCTCCAACAGACCGACCTGGGTTGAGGGGCGTAAGATCGCCAGTCAGGTCCCCGGTGTCTAAGCTGAGCAGCCCTGTACATAGCCCCATTAGCCCACTCGCTGGTTTACAACAGCTGCCCCAATGTACACGCTGTGGGAATGGCATTGT GGGTACCATCGTCAAGGCCAGAGACAAACTTTACCATCCAGAGTGCTTCATGTGTGATGACTGCGGCCTCAACCTCAAGCAGAGGGGCTACTTCTTTATTGAGGACAACCTGTACTGTGAGACCCATGCCAAAGCCCGGGTGCAGCCCCCCGAGGGCTACGACGTGGTGGCTGTCTACCCTAACTCCAAAGTGGAGCTGTTGTGA